The following coding sequences are from one Sulfitobacter sp. HNIBRBA3233 window:
- a CDS encoding DUF898 family protein, whose product MFWLAIKTGFWTILTLGFYRFWMKTRLRRWYWSAIRPGGHAMEYTGDPWEKLLGFFIAVVILTFYIGLVNLVLMFVSFSVFQSASLGYMASFLGVIPLWFFAQYRARRYVLARTRWRGVRFGLEPGAWGYAWRAMIHWLVTICSLGILWPRMTFWLEKYKTDRTVFGSARLVQEGRWWMLYRAARPFIAGVGLLVLWAAWVLWFRPVIPLAGDGLSDLFTNIGAVVDFRFIPGDWDRPARLFLVLPIAVLLIYGAVHYRFVSKRILANHKVADGVRLSSELNGLRVSVIYAVGTTIAYTILFFGVVALVLLALGLLGPDAFLEAQIGTADPLGALPRWLSVGLLGFAYLSVFLLWSVLHQVFVTFPLMRHMAITLALVNVAGLAQVSQRARDEFAEAEGFAEALDLGAAI is encoded by the coding sequence CTGTTCTGGCTGGCGATCAAGACCGGCTTCTGGACGATCCTGACGCTCGGCTTCTACCGTTTCTGGATGAAAACACGCCTGCGCCGGTGGTACTGGTCCGCGATCCGCCCCGGCGGTCACGCGATGGAATATACCGGCGATCCGTGGGAAAAGCTGCTGGGGTTTTTCATCGCCGTGGTGATCCTGACATTCTACATCGGGCTGGTGAACCTCGTGCTGATGTTCGTCAGCTTCTCGGTCTTCCAAAGCGCCTCTCTGGGGTACATGGCCAGCTTTCTGGGTGTGATTCCGCTGTGGTTTTTCGCGCAGTACCGCGCGCGGCGCTACGTGCTGGCGCGCACCCGCTGGCGCGGCGTGCGCTTCGGGCTGGAGCCGGGGGCGTGGGGGTACGCGTGGCGCGCGATGATCCACTGGCTGGTGACGATCTGTTCGCTGGGTATCCTGTGGCCGCGCATGACCTTCTGGCTGGAAAAATACAAGACCGACCGCACCGTGTTCGGCTCCGCGCGTCTGGTGCAGGAGGGGCGGTGGTGGATGCTCTACCGTGCGGCGCGGCCCTTCATCGCAGGTGTTGGCCTGCTGGTCCTCTGGGCGGCGTGGGTTCTGTGGTTCAGGCCCGTGATACCGCTGGCGGGGGACGGGCTGTCGGATCTTTTCACCAACATCGGGGCGGTGGTCGATTTCCGGTTCATACCCGGTGACTGGGACCGCCCCGCGCGCCTGTTCCTTGTCCTGCCGATTGCCGTGCTGCTGATCTACGGCGCGGTGCACTACCGGTTTGTCAGCAAGCGCATACTGGCCAATCACAAGGTGGCGGACGGGGTGCGCCTGAGCTCGGAGTTGAACGGCCTGCGGGTGTCGGTGATCTATGCGGTGGGCACGACGATCGCCTATACGATCCTGTTTTTCGGTGTGGTCGCCCTGGTCCTGCTGGCCCTTGGCCTGCTGGGGCCGGACGCCTTTCTGGAGGCGCAGATCGGCACGGCGGACCCGCTGGGGGCGCTGCCGCGCTGGCTGTCTGTCGGCTTGCTCGGGTTTGCCTACCTCAGCGTTTTCCTGTTGTGGAGCGTGCTGCATCAGGTCTTTGTCACCTTCCCGCTGATGCGCCATATGGCAATCACGCTGGCGCTGGTGAATGTGGCGGGGCTGGCGCAGGTCAGCCAACGCGCCCGCGATGAATTCGCCGAGGCAGAAGGCTTTGCCGAGGCGCTGGATCTGGGGGCTGCCATATGA
- a CDS encoding DNA topoisomerase IV subunit A: MADTTDPESTGFADMSEPLRRALGDRYLTYALSTIMHRALPDARDGLKPVHRRILYAMNRLRLNSTGGFLKSAKISGDTMGDFHPHGDAAIYDAMARLAQDFNVRYPLVDGQGNFGNIDGDNPAASRYTEARMTAVAEALLEGLGEDVVDFRDNYDGRLTEPVVLPAQFPNLLANGSSGIAVGMATNIPPHNIAELCDACIHLIKKPDCYDDTLLNYVPGPDFPTGGVIVEPPENIATAYRTGKGGFRLRAKWEVEDLGRGQWQIVVTEIPYQVQKSKLIEKIAEAIQTKKIPVLADVRDESAEDVRMVLEPRSKNVDPEVMMSMMFRATDLEVRFSLNMNVLIDGVTPRVCSMKEVLRAFLDHRRDVLVRRSRHRMAKIDHRLEVLEGFIVAFLNLDRVIDIIRYDDDPKAALMREDWGRDHVRAMDEKDYVTPPPGDGELSETQAEAILNMRLRSLRRLEELELLREQSELMEERAGLEDLLESETLQWDSITDQLRATKKQFGKDYAGGARRTLIEEAAEIEEVPLEAMIDREPITVVCSEMGWIRAMNGHIDLDRELKFKDGDGPRFIFHAHTTDRLLVFGSNGRFYTVSAANLPGGRGMGEPLRLMVDLPNEAQIVSLFIHNPEGKLIVASSAGDGFIVPEAEVVAQTRSGKQVLNVRGDTRALVCKPVSGDSVATVGENRKVLVFGLDELPEMGRGKGVRLQKYKDGGLSDVTTFTRADGLSWLDPAGRTRTETDLAEWTGKRASAGRMAPRGFPRDNVFT, encoded by the coding sequence ATGGCTGATACGACCGATCCCGAAAGCACCGGCTTTGCCGATATGTCCGAACCCCTGCGCCGCGCGCTGGGCGACCGGTACCTGACCTATGCGCTGTCGACGATCATGCACCGCGCGCTGCCCGACGCGCGCGACGGGCTGAAGCCGGTCCACCGCCGGATTCTCTATGCGATGAACCGCTTGCGGCTGAATTCGACCGGCGGCTTTCTGAAATCCGCCAAGATCAGCGGCGACACGATGGGGGATTTCCACCCCCACGGCGATGCCGCGATCTATGATGCGATGGCGCGTCTGGCGCAGGATTTCAACGTCCGCTACCCGCTGGTCGACGGGCAGGGCAACTTCGGCAACATCGACGGCGATAACCCGGCGGCCAGCCGCTATACCGAGGCGCGGATGACCGCCGTGGCCGAGGCGCTGCTGGAGGGTCTGGGCGAGGATGTCGTGGATTTCCGCGACAACTATGACGGACGGCTGACCGAACCCGTGGTGCTGCCCGCGCAGTTCCCGAACCTGCTGGCGAATGGATCGTCCGGCATCGCGGTCGGCATGGCGACCAATATCCCGCCGCATAACATCGCCGAGCTGTGCGATGCCTGCATTCATCTGATCAAGAAACCCGACTGCTACGATGATACCTTGCTCAACTACGTACCCGGCCCTGATTTCCCCACCGGCGGCGTGATCGTCGAGCCGCCAGAGAACATCGCGACCGCTTACCGCACCGGCAAGGGCGGCTTCCGCCTGCGCGCGAAATGGGAGGTCGAGGATCTGGGCCGTGGCCAGTGGCAGATCGTCGTGACCGAAATCCCCTATCAGGTGCAGAAGTCCAAACTGATCGAGAAGATCGCCGAGGCCATCCAGACCAAGAAGATACCGGTTCTGGCGGATGTGCGCGACGAAAGCGCCGAAGACGTGCGCATGGTGCTAGAGCCGCGCTCGAAGAACGTGGATCCGGAGGTGATGATGAGCATGATGTTCCGCGCCACCGATCTGGAGGTGCGGTTCTCGCTGAACATGAACGTGCTGATCGACGGCGTCACGCCACGCGTCTGTTCGATGAAGGAGGTGCTGCGCGCCTTCCTCGACCACCGCCGCGATGTGCTGGTGCGCCGGTCGCGCCACCGGATGGCCAAGATCGACCACCGTCTGGAAGTGCTCGAAGGGTTCATCGTCGCCTTCCTGAACCTCGACCGCGTCATCGACATCATCCGTTACGACGACGATCCCAAGGCCGCGCTGATGCGCGAGGACTGGGGCCGCGACCACGTCCGCGCGATGGACGAAAAGGATTACGTCACGCCGCCCCCCGGCGACGGAGAGCTGAGCGAGACCCAGGCCGAGGCGATCCTGAACATGCGCCTGCGCAGTCTGCGCCGCCTCGAAGAACTGGAGCTTCTGCGCGAGCAGTCCGAGCTGATGGAAGAACGCGCGGGCCTCGAAGACCTGCTGGAAAGCGAGACGCTGCAGTGGGACAGCATCACCGACCAGTTGCGTGCCACGAAAAAGCAGTTCGGCAAGGACTATGCCGGTGGCGCGCGCCGCACCCTGATCGAGGAAGCCGCCGAGATCGAGGAAGTGCCGCTGGAGGCAATGATCGACCGCGAGCCGATCACGGTCGTCTGTTCCGAGATGGGCTGGATCCGCGCGATGAACGGCCATATCGACCTCGACCGCGAGTTGAAGTTCAAGGATGGCGATGGGCCGCGGTTCATATTCCACGCCCATACCACCGACCGCCTGCTGGTGTTCGGATCGAACGGGCGGTTCTACACGGTGTCTGCGGCCAACCTGCCGGGCGGGCGCGGCATGGGCGAGCCGCTGCGCCTGATGGTCGATCTGCCCAACGAGGCGCAGATCGTGTCGCTCTTCATCCACAACCCCGAGGGCAAACTGATCGTGGCGTCCTCGGCGGGGGACGGGTTTATCGTGCCGGAGGCCGAGGTGGTCGCGCAGACGCGCAGCGGCAAGCAGGTGCTGAACGTGCGCGGCGACACCCGCGCGCTGGTCTGCAAACCCGTCAGCGGTGACAGCGTGGCGACCGTGGGCGAGAACCGCAAGGTTCTGGTGTTCGGTCTGGACGAATTGCCGGAAATGGGCCGCGGCAAGGGCGTGCGGCTGCAGAAATACAAGGACGGCGGGCTGTCTGACGTGACGACCTTTACCCGTGCCGACGGGCTCAGCTGGCTCGACCCGGCAGGGCGCACGCGCACCGAGACCGATCTGGCGGAATGGACCGGCAAGCGGGCGTCGGCGGGCCGTATGGCACCACGGGGCTTCCCGCGTGACAACGTCTTTACCTGA
- a CDS encoding SH3 domain-containing protein, with product MKTFIVLTFAFLGFALYEMSGGEDFQPASARAEAPAPVAEPVQVAAAPSRTETDGPNANVITTADETPAVTRVSLNLTNVTEAAPAATQTTAPEAQPATFNAGTITDSTETPQIILPSLIATSPRTETALNGSVGDVRIVSGNRVNVRGGPSTDYGVVGKLARGDEVRVIEDNGNGWVRMESLDTGEEGWMADFLLTSG from the coding sequence ATGAAAACGTTCATTGTTCTGACATTCGCATTTCTGGGCTTTGCCCTCTACGAAATGAGCGGCGGAGAGGATTTCCAGCCCGCGAGCGCACGCGCCGAGGCTCCTGCCCCCGTGGCAGAACCGGTCCAAGTCGCTGCCGCGCCTTCGCGGACCGAAACAGACGGACCCAATGCCAACGTGATCACAACTGCGGACGAGACACCGGCAGTGACCCGCGTCTCGCTGAACCTGACAAATGTCACCGAGGCTGCTCCCGCTGCCACCCAGACCACCGCGCCGGAGGCGCAGCCGGCGACCTTCAACGCGGGCACGATCACCGACAGCACCGAAACCCCGCAGATCATCCTGCCCAGCCTGATCGCCACGTCGCCACGGACCGAAACCGCGCTGAACGGCTCTGTCGGGGATGTGCGCATCGTGTCGGGCAACCGGGTCAACGTGCGCGGCGGGCCATCCACCGACTACGGCGTGGTGGGCAAGCTTGCGCGCGGCGACGAGGTCCGCGTGATCGAGGACAACGGCAACGGCTGGGTCCGGATGGAATCGCTCGACACCGGCGAAGAAGGCTGGATGGCCGATTTCCTGCTCACATCGGGCTGA
- a CDS encoding SDR family oxidoreductase yields MSERAILITGCSSGIGYAAAHGLRARGWRVFASCRQELDCANMRSEGFESPRIDYTDADSIITGLADTLEATGGRLDALFNNGAHATPGAVEDLPTEALRDIFEANFFGWHTLTRAVIPVMRDQGHGRIVQCSSVLGLVAYPWRGAYTATKFALEGLTDTLRLEMRGTGVVPILIEPGPITTRFRHNAIAHFERWIDWENSARAEQYETQLAQHLYNDHKAKFELPPEAVVKKLVHAVESRRPRPRYYVTTPTHAAGLLRRMLSTRALDRLAGR; encoded by the coding sequence ATGTCAGAACGTGCGATCCTCATCACCGGCTGTTCCTCGGGTATCGGCTATGCCGCCGCACACGGGCTGCGGGCACGCGGCTGGCGCGTCTTCGCCTCCTGCCGTCAGGAGCTTGACTGCGCCAACATGCGCAGCGAAGGCTTCGAAAGCCCGCGCATCGATTACACCGACGCCGACAGCATCATCACCGGTCTGGCGGACACGCTCGAAGCGACGGGCGGGCGGCTGGACGCGCTGTTCAACAATGGCGCACATGCCACTCCCGGCGCGGTCGAGGATCTGCCGACAGAGGCCCTGCGCGATATTTTCGAGGCGAATTTCTTTGGCTGGCACACACTGACCCGCGCGGTGATCCCGGTGATGCGCGATCAGGGCCACGGGCGCATCGTGCAATGCTCATCGGTGCTGGGGCTTGTCGCCTACCCGTGGCGCGGTGCCTATACGGCGACGAAATTCGCCCTCGAGGGGCTCACGGATACGCTGAGGCTGGAAATGCGCGGCACGGGCGTGGTGCCGATCCTGATCGAACCCGGCCCGATCACCACCCGGTTCCGCCACAACGCGATCGCCCATTTCGAACGCTGGATCGATTGGGAAAACTCGGCCCGCGCCGAGCAATACGAGACCCAACTGGCGCAACATCTCTACAACGATCACAAGGCGAAGTTTGAACTGCCGCCCGAAGCTGTCGTAAAGAAACTTGTCCACGCGGTCGAAAGCCGCCGCCCGCGCCCGCGCTATTACGTCACCACACCGACGCATGCGGCGGGGCTGCTGCGGCGGATGCTGTCCACAAGGGCGCTCGACAGGCTGGCTGGCAGATAA
- a CDS encoding twin transmembrane helix small protein → MADAFFILVIISVLAVVVVLMFGLGGFAKGGKFNRENSNKLMRLRLITQFIAVCLIAIYVFFIRG, encoded by the coding sequence ATGGCCGACGCGTTTTTCATTCTCGTCATCATTTCGGTTCTTGCCGTGGTGGTGGTTCTCATGTTCGGGCTGGGCGGCTTCGCCAAAGGCGGCAAGTTCAATCGCGAGAATTCGAACAAGCTGATGCGCCTGCGCCTGATCACGCAGTTCATCGCGGTCTGCCTGATCGCAATCTACGTCTTTTTCATCAGGGGCTGA
- a CDS encoding cob(I)yrinic acid a,c-diamide adenosyltransferase, producing the protein MVVLNKIYTRTGDKGDTALGNGARVAKHDVRVEAYGTADELNCFVGVARLHATKETDDALSRIQNDLFDLGADLCRPDMEKDAEAEYPPLRMTDAQVDRLEAEIDLMNAELEPLRSFILPGGSELSAHLHVCRTVARRAERLATELALNETVNAAAVRYLNRLSDWFFVAARMANDSGRKDVLWVPGANR; encoded by the coding sequence ATGGTCGTTCTCAACAAGATCTACACCCGCACGGGCGACAAGGGCGATACCGCACTGGGCAACGGCGCACGCGTGGCCAAACACGACGTGCGCGTCGAAGCCTACGGCACAGCGGACGAGTTGAACTGTTTTGTCGGCGTCGCGCGCCTGCACGCCACCAAGGAAACCGACGACGCGCTGTCGCGCATCCAGAACGACCTGTTCGATCTGGGGGCCGATCTGTGCCGCCCCGACATGGAAAAGGACGCCGAGGCGGAGTATCCCCCCCTGCGCATGACCGATGCGCAGGTCGACCGGCTGGAGGCCGAAATCGACCTGATGAATGCCGAACTCGAACCGCTGCGCAGCTTTATCCTGCCCGGTGGCAGCGAGCTGTCCGCGCATCTGCACGTCTGCCGCACCGTCGCGCGCCGCGCCGAACGGCTGGCCACGGAACTTGCCCTGAATGAAACTGTCAATGCCGCCGCCGTGCGCTATCTTAACCGGTTGAGCGACTGGTTCTTCGTGGCCGCACGCATGGCAAACGACAGTGGGCGCAAGGACGTGCTCTGGGTGCCTGGCGCCAACCGCTAG
- a CDS encoding electron transfer flavoprotein subunit beta/FixA family protein: MKVLVPVKRVIDYNVKVRVKADGSGVDLANVKMSMNPFDEISVEQAIRMKEAGQVDEVVVVSIGVKQSQETLRTALAMGADRAILIVATDDVHNDIEPLTVAKILKAVVEEEQPGLVICGKQAIDNDMNATGQMLAALLGWSQATFASEVEIDGDKAKVTREVDGGLQTIEVAMPTVVTVDLRLNEPRYASLPNIMKAKKKPLDEKTPADYGVEVKNRLEIVKTEEPPERSAGIKVESVDELVAKLKEKGVV, encoded by the coding sequence ATGAAGGTGCTCGTACCTGTCAAACGCGTGATCGACTATAACGTGAAAGTCCGTGTCAAAGCGGACGGTTCCGGTGTCGATCTCGCCAACGTGAAAATGTCCATGAACCCGTTCGACGAAATTTCCGTCGAGCAGGCGATCCGCATGAAAGAGGCCGGTCAGGTCGATGAAGTCGTCGTCGTGTCCATCGGCGTCAAGCAAAGCCAGGAAACCCTGCGCACCGCTCTGGCCATGGGTGCCGACCGCGCGATCCTGATCGTCGCCACCGACGACGTGCACAACGACATCGAACCGCTGACCGTTGCGAAAATCCTCAAGGCCGTCGTCGAAGAGGAACAGCCCGGTCTGGTGATCTGTGGCAAGCAGGCGATCGACAACGACATGAACGCGACCGGCCAGATGCTGGCGGCCCTTCTGGGCTGGAGCCAGGCCACCTTTGCCTCCGAAGTGGAAATCGACGGCGACAAGGCGAAAGTCACCCGCGAGGTTGACGGCGGTCTGCAAACCATCGAGGTCGCCATGCCGACGGTCGTCACCGTGGACCTGCGCCTGAACGAACCGCGCTACGCCTCCCTGCCCAACATCATGAAGGCGAAGAAAAAGCCGCTGGATGAAAAGACACCCGCCGACTACGGCGTCGAGGTGAAGAACCGTCTCGAAATCGTCAAGACCGAAGAGCCGCCGGAACGCTCCGCCGGGATCAAGGTTGAGTCCGTGGACGAACTGGTGGCGAAACTTAAAGAGAAGGGCGTTGTATAA
- a CDS encoding electron transfer flavoprotein subunit alpha/FixB family protein, producing the protein MAVLLLAEVNDGELAMDATAKAVTAAKQLGEVTVLCAGGSAAAAGEAAAKIDGVSKVLVAEDDSLGHRLAESTAALIVSLAGDYDHITAPATTDAKNVMPRVAALLDVMMISDASGVVDADTFERPIYAGNAIQTVKSSDAKKVITFRGASFDAAGDGGSASVETISAAENPGLSTWVEDKLAESDRPELTSAGVVVSGGRGVGSEEDFALIEKLADKLGAAVGASRAAVDSGYAPNDWQVGQTGKVVAPELYVAVGISGAIQHLAGMKDSKIIVAINKDEEAPIFQVADYGLVADLFEAVPELTEKL; encoded by the coding sequence ATGGCTGTTCTACTCCTTGCAGAAGTCAATGACGGCGAACTGGCGATGGACGCCACCGCCAAGGCCGTAACCGCAGCCAAGCAGCTGGGCGAAGTGACCGTGCTCTGCGCGGGCGGCTCTGCTGCCGCAGCGGGTGAAGCCGCCGCGAAGATCGACGGCGTGTCGAAGGTTCTGGTTGCCGAAGACGACAGCCTTGGCCACCGTCTGGCGGAATCCACAGCGGCGCTGATCGTGTCGCTGGCTGGCGACTACGACCACATCACGGCGCCCGCGACCACGGACGCCAAGAACGTGATGCCCCGCGTGGCGGCCCTGCTTGACGTGATGATGATCTCCGACGCCTCCGGCGTTGTGGACGCGGATACGTTCGAGCGTCCGATCTACGCGGGCAACGCGATCCAGACCGTGAAATCTTCCGACGCCAAGAAGGTCATCACCTTCCGCGGTGCGTCCTTTGACGCGGCTGGCGACGGCGGCTCCGCCTCGGTCGAAACCATTTCGGCTGCCGAAAACCCCGGTCTCAGCACATGGGTCGAGGACAAGCTGGCCGAAAGCGACCGTCCCGAACTCACCTCCGCAGGCGTTGTCGTCTCCGGTGGTCGCGGTGTCGGCTCGGAAGAGGATTTCGCCCTCATCGAGAAGCTCGCGGACAAGCTCGGCGCCGCCGTTGGCGCGTCGCGCGCGGCTGTCGACAGTGGCTACGCCCCGAACGACTGGCAGGTTGGCCAGACCGGCAAGGTCGTCGCACCCGAGCTCTATGTCGCCGTCGGCATCTCCGGTGCGATCCAGCACCTCGCGGGCATGAAAGACAGCAAGATCATCGTCGCGATCAACAAGGACGAAGAGGCCCCGATCTTCCAGGTGGCGGATTACGGCCTCGTGGCCGACCTCTTCGAAGCCGTGCCAGAACTGACCGAAAAGCTCTGA
- a CDS encoding DUF6473 family protein: MTFDVLGPPALDYLTCRYGTSKLNFRGPERRLEGPYTAFLGGMLTFGRFIEQPFPLLVEHLTGFPSVNFGQCHAGPDLFHTDPVLTQAAQGARVTVIEVPGAVNFSNRFYSVHPRRNDRFLAAHPVLQRLYPEVDFTAVAFTQHLIATLQRCDPGRFDVVRKHLQRGGLRRMEHLLKRIDGPVVLLWLAEAAPPVQCVAGPTAAPRFVTRAMLDALAPLYVARVHVPFAETGGDAEREGKHFSPLEEAAAARVPGPELHRRVARALLPVLDMLP; encoded by the coding sequence ATGACCTTTGATGTGCTGGGGCCTCCGGCTCTTGACTATTTGACGTGCCGGTATGGTACGTCCAAGTTGAACTTTCGTGGGCCCGAACGGCGGCTGGAAGGGCCCTATACCGCATTTCTGGGCGGTATGCTGACCTTCGGGCGCTTCATCGAACAGCCCTTTCCGCTGCTGGTTGAACATCTGACAGGATTTCCGTCGGTCAATTTCGGCCAGTGCCATGCGGGGCCGGATCTGTTCCATACGGATCCTGTTCTGACACAGGCGGCGCAGGGCGCGCGCGTGACGGTGATCGAGGTGCCGGGGGCGGTGAACTTCAGCAACCGTTTCTACAGCGTACATCCGCGCCGGAACGACCGTTTCCTGGCGGCGCATCCTGTGTTGCAGCGGCTGTATCCGGAGGTTGATTTTACCGCGGTCGCCTTCACGCAGCATCTGATTGCCACGCTGCAGCGGTGCGATCCGGGCCGGTTCGATGTGGTGCGCAAGCATCTGCAACGCGGGGGGCTGCGACGGATGGAGCATCTGTTGAAGCGGATCGACGGGCCTGTGGTCCTGCTGTGGCTGGCGGAGGCTGCGCCGCCGGTGCAATGCGTGGCCGGCCCGACCGCAGCGCCGCGTTTCGTGACGCGGGCCATGCTGGATGCGCTGGCGCCGCTCTATGTCGCGCGGGTGCATGTGCCCTTTGCCGAAACAGGCGGCGACGCGGAGCGGGAGGGCAAGCATTTCTCGCCGCTCGAAGAAGCAGCCGCCGCGCGGGTGCCGGGGCCGGAGCTGCACCGCCGTGTGGCGCGTGCGCTGCTGCCGGTTCTCGACATGCTGCCCTGA
- a CDS encoding 3-hydroxybutyryl-CoA dehydrogenase — protein MDIRTIGIVGAGQMGNGIAHVMSLAGYEVLLNDVSDDALSRAMETMRGNMSRQVGRGKISEEDMQGALDRIRTTSKLTDLGPSDLIIEAATERETVKQAIFEDLLPHLKPETILTSNTSSISITRLASRTDRPEKFMGFHFMNPVPVMQLVELIRGIATDEETFDACKAVVDKLGKTAASAEDFPAFIVNRILMPMINEAVYTLYEGVGSVQSIDSSMKLGANHPMGPLELADFIGLDTCLAIMNVLHDGLADTKYRPCPLLTKYVEAGWLGRKSQRGFYDYRGDVPVPTR, from the coding sequence ATGGACATCCGGACAATCGGTATCGTCGGGGCCGGTCAGATGGGCAACGGCATCGCGCATGTGATGTCGCTCGCGGGGTACGAGGTGCTGCTGAACGATGTCAGCGATGACGCACTGAGCCGCGCGATGGAAACCATGCGGGGCAACATGTCGCGTCAGGTCGGACGTGGCAAGATTTCCGAAGAGGACATGCAAGGCGCGCTCGACCGCATCAGGACGACTTCGAAACTGACCGATCTGGGCCCATCGGACCTGATCATCGAGGCCGCGACCGAACGCGAAACGGTCAAGCAGGCGATTTTCGAGGATCTTCTGCCCCACCTGAAACCCGAAACGATCCTGACCTCCAACACCTCCTCGATCTCGATCACGCGGCTGGCGAGCCGGACGGACCGGCCCGAAAAATTCATGGGCTTCCATTTCATGAATCCCGTGCCGGTCATGCAGCTTGTCGAACTGATCCGCGGGATCGCCACCGACGAAGAGACCTTCGATGCCTGCAAGGCCGTGGTGGACAAACTGGGCAAGACCGCCGCCTCGGCCGAGGATTTTCCCGCCTTTATCGTCAACCGGATCCTGATGCCGATGATCAACGAGGCCGTCTATACGCTCTATGAGGGCGTGGGATCGGTGCAATCCATCGACAGCTCGATGAAGCTGGGGGCAAATCACCCCATGGGTCCGCTGGAACTGGCCGATTTCATCGGTCTCGATACCTGCCTTGCGATCATGAACGTGCTGCACGACGGGCTTGCCGATACCAAGTACCGCCCCTGCCCGCTGCTGACGAAATACGTTGAAGCGGGCTGGCTGGGCCGCAAATCCCAGCGCGGTTTCTATGACTACCGTGGGGATGTGCCCGTTCCGACGCGCTGA
- a CDS encoding lysophospholipid acyltransferase family protein: MNFTKYDRSSLSYASTFDDPWKSRVISTIELLTGKLTILRLIRKFERRGAPSGQAFWRAALDTMGIALETPQEQLQRIPAEGPVIVVANHPHGMVDGMIFADLIGRVRPDYRILTRSLLTSIDEVAGSFMIPVPFPHDPDAQRKGVEMRAKAMAHLKDGGVVALFPSGVVAASETWWGPAVEAEWNVFTAKMIRRSGATVVPIRFPGQNSRAYQIANRVSPMLRQGLLLHEIVHSCNKPQAPIVGHPIPQSEIDARADDPRKFMAWLREKTLALTD, encoded by the coding sequence GTGAATTTCACCAAATATGATCGCAGCAGCCTGTCCTACGCGTCGACATTCGACGATCCGTGGAAAAGCCGCGTCATTTCGACCATCGAGCTGCTGACCGGCAAGCTGACCATCCTGCGGCTGATCCGCAAGTTCGAGCGTCGCGGCGCCCCCAGCGGGCAGGCGTTCTGGCGCGCGGCACTCGATACGATGGGCATCGCGTTGGAGACCCCGCAAGAGCAGCTTCAGCGGATCCCGGCGGAGGGGCCTGTCATCGTGGTGGCGAACCACCCGCACGGCATGGTCGACGGCATGATTTTTGCCGATCTGATCGGTCGGGTGCGGCCCGATTACCGGATCCTGACCCGCTCTTTGCTGACATCCATCGACGAGGTCGCCGGATCTTTCATGATCCCCGTGCCATTTCCGCACGATCCCGATGCGCAGCGCAAAGGGGTCGAGATGCGGGCAAAGGCGATGGCGCACCTCAAGGACGGGGGCGTGGTTGCGCTGTTTCCTTCCGGTGTCGTCGCCGCCTCCGAGACTTGGTGGGGGCCGGCGGTCGAGGCGGAATGGAACGTCTTTACCGCCAAGATGATCCGCCGGTCGGGCGCGACCGTGGTGCCGATCCGCTTTCCCGGACAGAATTCACGCGCCTACCAGATCGCGAACCGCGTGTCGCCGATGCTGCGGCAGGGCCTGTTGCTGCACGAGATCGTGCACAGCTGCAACAAGCCGCAGGCACCCATCGTGGGCCACCCGATCCCGCAGTCGGAAATCGACGCGCGCGCTGATGACCCGCGCAAGTTCATGGCGTGGTTGCGCGAAAAGACGCTGGCGTTGACAGACTAG
- a CDS encoding HPr family phosphocarrier protein, which produces MPRITLEIVNEKGLHARASAKLVEVVEGFDASAEVSKDGMSASGDSIMGLLMLAAAKGSSIDVETSGPDADALAQALSALVAGKFGEGM; this is translated from the coding sequence ATGCCGCGTATCACGCTTGAGATCGTCAACGAAAAGGGGCTGCATGCCCGTGCCTCCGCCAAGCTGGTGGAGGTTGTCGAAGGATTCGACGCCAGCGCCGAGGTCAGCAAGGACGGGATGAGCGCGTCGGGCGACAGTATCATGGGGCTTTTGATGTTGGCAGCGGCCAAGGGAAGCTCTATTGACGTCGAAACGTCCGGACCGGATGCCGATGCGCTGGCACAGGCGCTGTCGGCTCTTGTCGCGGGCAAATTCGGCGAAGGCATGTAG